The genomic region TGTCATAGCCGTAGAGGACGCCGATTGCCGGTATGGAAGAACGATCAAAAATGGCGCCATGAGCGTCGGGATCGTCGTACACGCATCGTGTGTCACGAATGGACATGGTCCGGGAGTGACGGTTATAATGTCCACCGTGGAAAAGCTGATAATGCCTGAGATCGAAAAGAATGCCAACATAGCCTGTTATCTTGGTATCGGACGAGTAAGAAGAGAAAAAGAGGATTCAGGCAGGTAAGGTGATCTCTGCTGTCGTGGAAGGATGGGTCATTCAGGTGCCTTCTCGATTCAGATTCGGTGTCGCTTTGATTATCCCGCTGCTGCTTTCATATCCATGCAGGATCGATGCTTCATATGACCGCCTGGCGATCGATGATCATGATCCGGGAGGCGGCCGGGAGATCCCTTTTACCGCTCCGTTTCCAGGCGGGGATGAGAATATTCTGAGCGTGTGGGTCTTTTTCTCCGATCATGGCGAAGTGGAATCGGCGGAGGATGAAGATCAGATCTCCGGCCTGGGTCAGGCAGCTGCCAGAAGGATCAGAAAAAGATCCCGTCTCGAGTCAATCTTATCAGATTACCGGCCTGTCAATACGACATATGTCGGGATCATCCACCGATATGTAATCAGGATCCGTACCTGCTCAAGATATTTCAACGCGGTGAGCGTAGAGGCAAGAGAATCTGATATAGATCTTCTTTCCGGTCTTTCTTTCGTAAGAAAGATCGAGCCGGTAAGGACTTTCAGAAGAAAACGGGAAGAGCCTGCATCGAAGATAGAAGCGGGCGTTCAGAGCATGAATGATCGATCTGAGCGATTATCCGAAAAATATGGATCGAGTTTCGATCAGTTGATGCTGATCGAATCGCTCGATCTTCTTGAAGCAGGATATAACGGTTCGGGAAGTATAACGGGGAACGATCCGGTGATGATCTGTATTCTGGACACAGGTTTTGATCTGACCCATGAAGCTTTTTCCAACCTTAACGTCGTCGATCAGTATGATTTTGTCCAGGGAGATACTATCACCTCGGACGAGCCGGGTGATTATACTGATCAGGGAAGACACGGGACTGCCGTTCTCGGCACGATAGCGGGATACAGTGAAGGCAATCTGATCGGTCCGGCATGGGGAGCCGGTTATCTACTCGCCAAGACCGAGATCACCGGAGAAGAGATCACCGTCGAAGAGGACAACTGGATCGCCGGTATTGAATGGGCTGACGTCCTTGGCGCGGATATTGTCACCAGTTCTCTTGGATATATCGAATGGTATACGACTGATCTGCTTGATGGTGAGACAGCTCTTTGCACAATAGCTGCTGATAAAGCTGTTTCGCACGGGATCATCGTAGTAAATTCAGCAGGCAATTTCGGATATCTCGGCCCTGTATCGATAATCGCTCCGGCAGACGGTGACAGCGTTATTGCTGTCGGATCGGTCGACCGGTATGGTGAGATCGCCTGGTCCAGTTCTCATGGTCCGACCGCCGATGGAAGGATAAAGCCTGATCTTGTCGCTCAGGGAGTCGGCGTGACCTCGGTCTCTTATCAATATACTGATCAATACTACAGCTACAGCGGTACTTCATTCGCCGCGCCGCTGATCGCCGGGCTCTGTGCCCAGCTGCTGGAACTCCACCCGCAGTGGAGCCCGATCGATGTGAGGGATTCCCTCCTTGCCAGCGCTTCGAGATATGAAGATCCTGATAATATTTACGGATACGGGATACCGCGGGGATATCTCGCGTCGGGACTGTACGATGGGCCGGTACCGGATTCTGTGACGATCGGTCCGGCCTATCCCAACCCTTTCAACGAAGAGGTGAGGATCGATCTGTTCCTTCCGGAATGGGAGAGAGTCGATGTGGCAGTGTACAATTTAGCCGGCGCAATAGTCAGAGTCCTCGTTGATGGGGAATATCTCCGGTGGGAAAGAACGATTGGATGGGACGGGGCAGATAATAACGGGGACCAGGTAGCAAGTGGAATATATTTTATTCACTGCGCCACGGATCACAGGGAAGCGACTCGCAAAGCAGTAAGGATAAGATAATACTCCCCGATTCAGATCGACTTTAATCTTTACAGATATACCCGATTTCAGATATACATTACAAAAGATACCGTTTTATGCCGATATGGTAGTAACGTATTGTTTAATCAATGGATAGGAGGATACTGGTGGGTAGACAGCGCGTATACTTCTTCGGGGCCGGTAATTCGGATGGAAATTCGGAAATGAAGGACCTTCTTGGAGGTAAGGGAGCCAATCTTGCTGAAATGGCTTCCTTGGGATTGTCAGTACCATCGGGATTCACCATATCGACAGAAGTCTGTAATTATTTCTATGATAACGAAGGCAGGTTCCCTGATGGCCTCAGGGAGGAAGTCTCGGAAAAACTGGCTATGGTTGAAAAGGTGATGGGGAGTTCCTTCGGAGATCCGAAGAACCCACTGCTCTTATCTGTCAGGTCTGGCGCGAGAGTCAGTATGCCCGGGATGATGGATACCGTACTCAATCTCGGGCTCAATCCATCGACTGTCGAGGGGCTGGCTGCAAAAAGCGGAAATGATCGATTCGCATATGACAGTTACCGGCGGTTTATTCAGATGTATGGAGATGTAGTACTGGAGATCAGTCCGGAAACCAAGGAAGATATCGATCCTTTTGAAGAGATACTGACAAGGAAAAAAAAGGAAGCGGGAGTGCGCCAGGACATCGATCTCAACACTGACGATCTGAAAGATCTGATAAAAGAGTACAAACTCATGATCAGAAAGAGGTTGAATATCGATTTCCCCGATGATCCGCATGAGCAGTTATGGAAAGCTATCAGCGCCGTCTTTAATTCGTGGAATAATGAAAGAGCCAAGACATATAGAAAGCTCAATGGCATTCCGCACGAATGGGGAACAGCTGTCAATATCCAGTCGATGGTCTTCGGAAATCTTGATGACAATTCAGGGACCGGTGTCGCTTTCACCAGGGACCCGGCAACAGGGAAAAATATCTTTTATGGCGAATACCTGATAAAAGCGCAGGGAGAGGATGTCGTCGCCGGCATAAGGACACCTCAACCGATAAACATACTGCAGAAGGGGGAAAGAGACCTTCCATCGCTGGAGGAAGAAATGCCGGAGATCTACAAGGAACTGGCAGGCGTACGGGATAGGCTCGAAAAACACTATTCCGATATGCAGGATCTGGAGTTTACTATTCAGAACGGAAGATTATGGATACTTCAGACCAGGGCCGGCAAGAGAACAGGTTTCGCGGCGATCAGGATCGCTGTCGACATGGTGAAAGAGGGGATGATCTCGAAGGAAGAAGCGATCATGCGGATCGACCCTGATCAGATGAACCAGTTCCTGAGGCCTGTCTTCGACCTGTCCCAGAAAAAGAAAGCTGTCGAGGAAGGAAAGCTTCTCGCCAGGGGAATCAATGCCGGTCCGGGCGCCGCGACGGGGAAAATCGTCTTCCATGCCGATGACGCTGAAGAACTGGCTGCAAAGGGGGAAGAAGTCATCCTTGTCAGGATTGAGACCAGCCCCGAAGATATCCGCGGTATGAGCGCGGCTTCAGGGATACTGACATCAGCCGGAGGAGCTACGTCCCACGCGGCCCTTGTGGCAAGACAGATGGGGAAGGTGTGTGTCGTGGGCGCTAACGACCTTGATATCAATTACAGGGACAGGATAATAAAGGCTGGTAATATAACTGTACGTGAAGGCGATCATATATCGATTGATGGGAACACCGGTGAAGTATTCACCGGGGCCATCGCGACAAATCCATCGGAAGTCCTGCAGGTCCTTATCGAAGAAAAACTGGACGGGAAGGAGTCGGAGATATATCGATATTACGATGAGCTTATATCCTGGGCCAATGATATCCGGACTCTCGGGGTAAGGGCTAACGCCGACAGGCCAGGCCAGGCCTCGACCGCCATTTCATTCGGGGCGGGCGGGATCGGTCTTTGTCGGACAGAACATATGTTTTTCGAAGATGACAGGATCGACAGTGTGAGAGAGATGATACTGGCATCGGACAGTGAAGGTCGAAACAGAGCACTTGATAAACTCCTGCCGATGCAGAGAGAGGATTTTAAAGGAATATTCAAGGCAATGAATGGCCTGCCCGTGACGATACGGACCCTGGATCCTCCGCTTCATGAATTCCTTCCTCACGAAGACAGTGAGATAGCCGAACTTGCAGGAATGATGAATATCTCTATAGAAGAACTGAAAAGAAAGATCGATTCCCTGAAAGAGACGAACCCAATGCTGGGCCACAGAGGATGCAGGCTTGGAATAGTCTATCCCGAGATCACCGAGATGCAGGTAAGGGCTATTTTCGAAGCAGCATGCGCTCTTGCCGCCAGTGGAATGGATCCTCGACCTGAGATAATGATACCACTGACAGGGACGGCTAAAGAATTTACTCTTCAGGAAGAGATAGTGAGGCTGGTAGCTGATGAAGTACAGGCCGAGACGGGCCAGCGGGTAGATTTCCTTGTCGGAACGATGATCGAGATCCCCAGAGCCGCATTGACTGCGGAAAGGATAGCGGAAGCAGCCGAGTTCTTTTCATTCGGAACAAATGATCTTACTCAGACGACTTTCGGACTGAGCCGCGATGATGCCGGTAAGTTCCTTGGCGATTATCTTCAAAAAGGGATCTGGCCAAGCGATCCATTCCAGAAACTTGACCAGGAAGGAGTCGGCCAGCTGATTAAGATCGCTGTGGAAAAAGGAAGGAGTGTCAAGTCTGATCTGAAGATCGGTATATGCGGAGAGCATGGTGGCGAACCTTCATCGATCGGTTTCTGCAGGAAAAACGGATTTAATTACGTAAGTTGCTCTCCGTTCAGAGTGCCTGTTGCTATTCTGGCAGCAGCCCAGGCAGAATTAAATGAACGGAAATAGAATTTTGGATCATGGATGACAATAATAATTACATATCCTCTTTGAGGATCTCAATATTGAAATTTGCCGTCTGGATCCTTTGCGTTCTCTTCGCGGGGTCGCTTATTCTGTTCATCCAGTATGACAGAACGCTGGGAAGGGATATCTTCTCCTATTCGATCCCTCCATTCGTGGCGGTCACGATCTTTGCGCTGTGGAGGACAGGGCTCTTCAGGAAACCTGACGGATCACCGGTGACTGCTTTTCAGGCGCCCAATATCCTTACCTCTATCCGCCTGTTGCTTGTCGCTCCGGTAATAGTCCTTTTCAGCCATGGTCTGGCCGGGCCGGCCACGATAATGTATATTCTGATCCTTCTGTCTGATGTGGCTGATGGAGCAATAGCGAGGAGATTCAGGCAGGAGACAGCCTTTGGCCTGATGCTCGATCCTTTTGCCGATGTCGCGTCGACAGTAGCTGTCTTTTCGTGGTTATTGATCAAGGGGCTTGTTCCGCAGTGGCTTTTTATCATCCTTATGGTAAGGTACGCTGAGTTTTTCGTTGGATTGCTAATCCTGACGCTGATCGGCAGGCCACCAAGGTTGAGAGCGACAAAGCCAGGCAAGATGGCAGGTTGTATACAGGGCGTGGGAGTCCTTGTAATCCTTCTGCAGAACGTGTTGTCATATAATATTCCCGTTAAAAACATAGAGTCGTTCACCTTTACAATTCTTGCGGCAGCCCTGGTAATCGTAATAATATCGCAGACAAGGATCGGACTTGAAGCGATCAGAAATAATACCGGTGCCGAAAGAGGAGGTATCTGAATGGATTTTGGTGGAGATCTGTCGGTTCTTGATCCGTCGATGGTTTTCCAGGTAGCCTCTGTCTGCGGCCTCACCGGAAAATTAAAACTGATCACTATCGAGAATGTAGCGAGTTTTTTTATCAAGGATGGTGAACTGATCTATGCTACCATCGATACTAGGAAGAAAAAGCTCGGGCAGTTTCTCATAGAAAAGGGATATATTGATCAGGTCAAACTTGACGAGGCGCTCGATGAGTATAAACACGGAAAAGGTATGGAGAGGATCGGGAATATTCTCATCAGACATGGGTATCTTGATTTTGAATCACTTCAGAATGCCATGCAGGAACAGATGAAAGAAGTCGTGTACGAGGTTTTGACCTGGAAAACAGGACAGTTTGTATTCTTCAACAAGGTGACCCCTGAACATGAAGATATATTTCTGGATATCAAAATGGATTATCTGATCCTTGAAGGGTTGAAGAGGATAGACGAAGCTGACAGGCCCGGTTAGCAATGACAAACCAGATAAAATCTCTCTCATCCGTAATATTCCTTGTTCTGTCAATTACTGCCGTGGATATCGCCGTATTTCCAGTAAGAGCGGAAGCATATCCGCGGAACGATATATTCTCGGGTGTCAGGAACAGTACCCGGGCAAGAGCGATGAGTTTTTCATATCTTTCCCTTGCTGATGACGCCACAGCTCTTTTTTACAACGCTGCCGGATTATCCACCATAGATGAAAGGAGTGTATATCTTGATTTCGGAGAGGGTGGAGATGTATCACGTGACATAAGGGGGGCTTTCGTCTTACCATTTGAAAATATGGCTTTGGGGGCGGGCGTGTACAGGAGAGACTTCGATACATCGGGTAATGAAAAGGTCTTCATCCTTGGAGCTGCTTACAGGCTAGCCCAGGGCGCGGAAGGTTCTTTTCTTTCCTTCGGAATAAGTCTAAGGATGAACTCTCTTTCTTCAGATGATTCGGGCGGGTGCGACATCTGTCCATTCGACGATATGGATACAGGTATCAGTGGTGACGCGGGAGTGATGATAAGGCCTTTACCGATGGTATCGATAGCCTACGTGATGGAGAATGTCCACGAGAGAGAGTACGATAATGGAACAGAAAAAACAAAGTATGAAAGAGAATCGAGATGGGGGATCTCGCTGTTATGGAAAGATTTCCTCGTTATGTCATGGGAAAAAGAGATCAGTTCAGGGTCAGATCACGACCATTTCGGATTACTCTTCGATTCATCGGTACCTCTCGAGATGATTGCCGGTTTCCACAAGGAAAAAGTCACAGGAGGCCTCCGATGGACAGGGAGCAGGTTTAATCTGGGATTATCCTTCAGCCCGCTTGACGATTCCCGACTGTATACTTCGGTCGCGATTGAATATTTTATCGATAAAAGAAACAGAGAGAACTAAGTGGGAAAAAAGTGTTTGAAATCCGCTATCGTACTGCTCGCTCTTTTCTGCCCGATATTTATTTCAGAAATATTGTATGGTGTCACGACTGGTGAGTCAGTATCAGATTCCACCGCTGACTTTCATTGCGCTGCTGTTTATACAAACAGGATAATGCTGATGAAGGAATCTGATCCCTATCCATGGAATGATCCTGAGAACGAATCGCATTTAAACGACAGGTTATCCCTGCTTTTTCAGTTCACCCGATTCAGAGACGTGAGATTCTTTCTGAAGGGAGCATCGGGTGTAAGGGATGAAAGGACTGGAAAACACAGGAACCGTCTTCTCCTGGAGCAGGGTGATATCAGATACCGATTGGCTGGAGAAGGGCTGGGCGTCAGATTGTTTATGAGGGAAAGGATCTTCAGGACAAGGAACAGGGAACTGAATCTTATCTCTGATGATATTCCTGAAATATCCGGTAAAGGGCAGGGTATCGCTCTCGACGCGAAAGCCTGGGGGCATCTTTACCTCCGTTTGGGAAGCGCCGATTTTTACGAGACATCACAGATCGAGAGAAAAGCGGGGTTACCTCTTTTCTCGGATGCCGGGGATGAGATGGACTGGATCGAGATCGAGGCCGGTGGGAAAAGATGGCATGCCGGATTTATCCTTGCTGAAAACAGGTCTTCGATAAAAGGGAACAGATCGATCGCGGGGGTGACGGCAGGAAAAGGAATAGGGACCGCGATGTTGCAGATCGAATTCGTCAGGTCGATTAAAGGAAGAGCACAAGACCTGTGGAGATTGGGATTGCCTGATATTGATTCGGAGAGGATATCGTTCGGCGAAGTCAGCAGGGGTCTTCCTGATGACATGGCATTCCAGACTGAAGTCACTGGTATTGAGAGGCGATTCGAAGGCATCGGAAAGTTGGGTGTAGTTCCATCGTACAGATACAGTGGTAATGATTATAGCTGGGAAAAAGGAGAATTAGCACCGGGAACTGTCGAGAGCAATATAACTTCTTGGTGGAAGCATGACGAACTCGCTCTCTCCGTTTTCATGGAAGCCTCCGATCTCTATTCCGGTCCACCCGGGGAAAGATGCAGGTCGCTATCCACCGTACTGAGGACAGAATTTAAAAAGGGATTCGAGAGCCGGGAAAAGATGATTCTTGCCGAAGGCAGAAAACCTGTTTTTCTATTTTCATTACTCGATGACCGGTATGGTTCGAGAATGCGTTTTATGACGAGGATCGATGATTATGGGGGGAGAAACGAGTTCTATTTTCTCGCCGAGGGAGGAATCGACCTGGACAGTTCGTGGTCGATAAGGAGCACGTTATTTCACCATGGGAAAGGTGAAAGTTTTTATAATGCCGAGCTTGAATACAGACCTCAGAAGAGATTCCTTTTCCGGGCTGGATTCGGCTCGTTCGATCCCGCATGCGAATCTATATCGATATGGAACGATCCGGTTCCACGTGAGGTGGAAAAGCAGAGGATGATATCGTTTTACACCAGGATATGGCTGGGGGAGATCATAGATTGAGAAAGTCTTTTTTTGTAATAAAACTGTTTGTCGCGATCCTGTTGATCGTTTCTCATGGACCGGTGATTGGAGAAGTATTTCTCGATGAGGAGGAAGTAGTCTTCAGGGTCAGAGCTACGGGGGCTACAAGGGTTTTTCTGGTCGGCGACTTCAATGAATGGAATCCGACCGTAGACCGGATGATAGCGACCGATGGTCTCTTTGAAATCAGACTCTTTCTTGTCACTGGAAAGTACAGATATATGTTTATCGTAGATGGTGAATCGATCGATGATCCTGTTTCCCCCGTTTACGATGAAGAAGGAAGGGCATTTTTCATTTTCAGGGAATTCGCCGATCAGTTCGAAATAGTCTTTTCCGACCTCGGCGGGGAAAATGAGAGGAGGATCAGCGGAGCCCTTCAGTATTCATTTGAAGGTTATCTGTTTGCCAATGAAGAGAGGCAAGGATCATTTTTCTCTCTTCCTATCTATCAATGTGGAGATAAGAATATCGAAGCTCAAATTGAGCCAGGATTCGAGTTCGATTGGGAAGAGCCCGAAAGGATCGATTCCTATTTTCTCCGTGCTTCAGCAAGTTTCAGAACGGAGAGAGGAATGATCGGCGCTTTCAACAGGAGCGCGTCCCTCGATTACGGCGATCCGTTATCACTCTTTTCAGTATCAGGCCCATTTGACTATTCAGCGGGTCTTTTTACAAGGGGGGTCGAAGCTGAGGGAAAAGGTCCGTTTGGTTTTGACGGCAGAATATTTTACGCGAGCAGGATCGTAGGTTACGATCAACTCGAAAAGCCGGGATCAATATCATTACCGGTAAGTCCGGAAGATCTCGATGAAATCCAGTATCTGCGCAGATCATCGCTTGATTCGGATATTTTCAGCTTCCGTATTGGTTCAGCGATGAGGGGGTTGTCATGCGATTATCTATTCAGATATGATATTGGCCCTTCTGGAAGGTTCTGGCAGGATCCGGATGACCAATATGCTCTCTTTACCGGTTATGAAAAAATGAGGATCGATGGTTTCCTGGCAGGGTATGTCATAAGTGATTGGATCGATATTGAAGCGGAGTATCTATCAGGAGTAACTGATCTTGTTTCACAGTACAGGACCGACCTTGACGGGACCGGTCAGATTCAATACCTCGACAGCAGGAGATGGGAAGAGGGAAAAAGAATCTATCTGGGGATCTCTTTCCACCGCGAGAAATTCGCTACCGATCTGTCTTGGTCCTCGAGCGAGTTATCGGGAGACCCGATGCTCAGAGGAGGAAGGCGTAGAGATGAAAGAAACAGATATGCGGCCGATTTGAGACTCAAGGCGGGGGCGTACGACCTTGCTCTGGGCGCCAGGTCGGAGTCCTTTTCAGAAAATTCATCCGCTGAATATTTCTGGCTGGAAAAATGGAATTTCTGGCTTGATGGTGATGATCTCTCGGTAAGGCGCCTTCCTTTTCTTGAATCAAGGAACATAATTGAGACTTTCTTCTCCCTTAGCGAATCGGCAGGCGATTCGATGATGGTTGGGTATCAGACAAGAGGTCTGCTCTCGGTGAATTTTTCCGCGGATCCGGACAGGAACGATCGCAGAGTGACGGAATTTGTCATCAGAAAAGGTCTCAGCCTGGACAGGAATTTCTCGATACATTTTGATGCCAGGCATATAATCTATGATGATCAGCGGATCGATCGGCGCGACAATTTCACAGATATCTGGGGAGCGTTATGCTGGAGAGGCGGAAAAGGTGGATGGATCGCTGTCGGGACTGGTGTATCTCCTTTGTATTTCGATAGATGGAGGTATTCACTTTCTCATTATGGCAGGGAAAGAGCGATTGCCGACAGAGGTGTCTTCAGGACTGAGAGTTACGAGACGGATATTATGCTTCTTGAGGATCTATATAGAGCTGAAAGGGCGATATCGGGGAACTGGAACATCACGATAGAAGCTGGTCTGGTTTTTTAAGATATTTTTAAGTGATCGTCTTTCAGATATCGTTGCAAGCATCGATAAGCTGGGGTATATTAACAATATATCATCGATAGAGGAAATTGTGCTTACTCAGGCGCCGGTTATATCATGAGGGCAAGGGCAGTAAAAAGGATACTTTCAATATTGATTCTGGTGACCACCTGCGTTTCATGCACGTCTTTCATTGAGAAGGGGATCGAATCGCCCGTACAGGAGGATGGAAGTGTGATATTCAGGATGAGAAGCCGTTCGGCCAGGACCGTGCAGGTTGCCGGGGATTGGAACAACTGGGGGGCGGGGGACGCTGAATCAGGGGAAGTCCTGGTCGGATCGATGATATCTGTTGACGATGGATTGTGGGAACTGGCCGTTGATCTTCCCCCCGGGAGATATCGGTACAGATTTGTAATAAATGAGAGGCGTTGCATAGTTGATCCGTCGAACCCCCGATTCGCAACGGATCATATGGGAGGAAAGGCATCTTTATTGATTGTGCCGTAGTTATGGATAAAAAAATCGTATTATTAAAGGCCGTCGTATTTCTTTTTTTCGCGGTATCCATTGTCCTTTCGGGATGCGCTCCCGGAGCGGGTTTCCGCGGTATGGTCGATCCAGGCGCGGGCCCGGAGATCACTGAAGAAGGTGTCAGGTTTTCCTTTTATTCGACAAAGGTGGACAGGGTCTGTATTGCGGGCACATTCAATAACTGGTCGTCGTCGGCTGATCCTCTGTATGACAGGGAAGGTACCGGTCTCTGGACGATCGTATTGCCTCTCAAGCGGGGCAAATATGAATATAAATTCGTAATAGACGGAGATAAATGGATATCCGATCCAGGTAATAACGCAACCGTTGACGACGGTTTTGGTGGAAACAATTCGGTGATCATAATCGGGATAGATCCGGGAGATTGAGTATCGATGGGTCTATGGCAGGTTTATCATTCAATCGCGGGTGGGACCGGTTCCGATGTATGATTACCGGATTTTCTTAAGAACAGTTATTCCAGAATGTTAGCTTTCATGTTGTGTTGCAATTTACTTGTCCATGTTGTATTTTGCTCTGGAATATGGAAGGATAAGAAGTAACTGCGGGGAAGAATCGGGACTTTTGTTCCACACTTTTCTGTCGATCAAAAAGAGTTTAGATCTGAAGACCATAGGAGATGCTTCGCAATTCTATTAATGACAACATGATAGGTCTATGGGTCGCCTTGGTGATTATGAACCTCGGGAATGGAGCCGGAATTATTCGACCAAAGAAGCAGGGATCTGCGATTCAATCACCTCAAGAATCGGTCAGATGGCATATCCTTTGCCTTTATTAAATCCTAATATGATGTATTATTACGACATGATAAGATCAAGCGGGTTATCACGGGCGATACAATGGGATAAACGGATTATTCAGCGTATTGTTACGAGCATCGCCCTTTTATTTTTCTTTCCCGCTTTTCTTTCCGCCGCCCCCGGAAGCGGGACAGGGACGATCTCTCCCGATTCCGAAGTCACGGCGGGATCAAGCGGCAAATGGACTATAAGTTATACGGCAGCTGAGCCGTTCTCATCAGGTACTGTCCACCTTTCAATACCGGTCAACTGGTCTCATCCACAGATCTCCAATGGTTCAACTGCCGGTTACGTGACAGTCTCATCTGAAGGAACACTTGAGGGTGTTCCGGTCGTCATAGATGGCCGGATCATTAAAGTATATGTTGATACTCTCGATACAGGACAGAAGATCGATATAATCTATGGAGATGATTCTGTCTCATCTTCAGGTAACGCATCAGTCCAGAATCTGGTCGAGAGCGATGTCGAGTTGACCCTTCAATCCGATCCTTCGGGAGGATCGGTGGTTGAGATCGCCGTCTCTCCGACTATTGACATAGTAGCTGGACCGATCTTCAGGATTGTTTTTACCACTCCGCAGAGATCGTTCAAGGCTGACGGCGAAAGCGCCGTTATGAGGGTAAGGACGGAGGATCAATACGGCAATGCAAGCACCGTAGCATCGGCTCAGGATATACTTCTCTCCTCGACTTCCGGGACTGGAAGTTTTTCCCATCTCGGTGGAGGAAACTGGAGCGCGACTTCTTCAGTGACTATTTCCGCGGGTGAAGATACAGTCTCATTCTACTACAGGGATACAAAAGTCAACGAACCGGTGATCACCGCGTCGGGTTCCGGACAATCATGGACTGACGCTCAGCAACAGGCGATTGTAATTGCTGGAGATCCGGTGCAACTTCTGGCGACCCCGGAAGACTCGACGGTGACTGCCGGAGAGTATGCCAGGTTCCTTCTCAGGATCACAGATATCCACGACAATCCGACATCAGCCTCGCAGGACCAGACGATAACTCTGATGGCGGGAAGCGGAAGCAGTTTCTATCTAACCGG from Candidatus Krumholzibacteriota bacterium harbors:
- a CDS encoding S8 family peptidase; this encodes MPSRFRFGVALIIPLLLSYPCRIDASYDRLAIDDHDPGGGREIPFTAPFPGGDENILSVWVFFSDHGEVESAEDEDQISGLGQAAARRIRKRSRLESILSDYRPVNTTYVGIIHRYVIRIRTCSRYFNAVSVEARESDIDLLSGLSFVRKIEPVRTFRRKREEPASKIEAGVQSMNDRSERLSEKYGSSFDQLMLIESLDLLEAGYNGSGSITGNDPVMICILDTGFDLTHEAFSNLNVVDQYDFVQGDTITSDEPGDYTDQGRHGTAVLGTIAGYSEGNLIGPAWGAGYLLAKTEITGEEITVEEDNWIAGIEWADVLGADIVTSSLGYIEWYTTDLLDGETALCTIAADKAVSHGIIVVNSAGNFGYLGPVSIIAPADGDSVIAVGSVDRYGEIAWSSSHGPTADGRIKPDLVAQGVGVTSVSYQYTDQYYSYSGTSFAAPLIAGLCAQLLELHPQWSPIDVRDSLLASASRYEDPDNIYGYGIPRGYLASGLYDGPVPDSVTIGPAYPNPFNEEVRIDLFLPEWERVDVAVYNLAGAIVRVLVDGEYLRWERTIGWDGADNNGDQVASGIYFIHCATDHREATRKAVRIR
- a CDS encoding Ig-like domain-containing protein, producing MPLLNPNMMYYYDMIRSSGLSRAIQWDKRIIQRIVTSIALLFFFPAFLSAAPGSGTGTISPDSEVTAGSSGKWTISYTAAEPFSSGTVHLSIPVNWSHPQISNGSTAGYVTVSSEGTLEGVPVVIDGRIIKVYVDTLDTGQKIDIIYGDDSVSSSGNASVQNLVESDVELTLQSDPSGGSVVEIAVSPTIDIVAGPIFRIVFTTPQRSFKADGESAVMRVRTEDQYGNASTVASAQDILLSSTSGTGSFSHLGGGNWSATSSVTISAGEDTVSFYYRDTKVNEPVITASGSGQSWTDAQQQAIVIAGDPVQLLATPEDSTVTAGEYARFLLRITDIHDNPTSASQDQTITLMAGSGSSFYLTGDHGSTINSIVIPSGDSSVEVDYMYTVMNETTGYLLAFFDGDGVLPNLDAFTTLVYIQPAALDAASSQLSVDKYSVTANATDQVVVTVTATDAFGNPVSGGAVLLSATDTGGGNVITQPVGVTGSDGVATGS
- a CDS encoding pyruvate, phosphate dikinase produces the protein MDRRILVGRQRVYFFGAGNSDGNSEMKDLLGGKGANLAEMASLGLSVPSGFTISTEVCNYFYDNEGRFPDGLREEVSEKLAMVEKVMGSSFGDPKNPLLLSVRSGARVSMPGMMDTVLNLGLNPSTVEGLAAKSGNDRFAYDSYRRFIQMYGDVVLEISPETKEDIDPFEEILTRKKKEAGVRQDIDLNTDDLKDLIKEYKLMIRKRLNIDFPDDPHEQLWKAISAVFNSWNNERAKTYRKLNGIPHEWGTAVNIQSMVFGNLDDNSGTGVAFTRDPATGKNIFYGEYLIKAQGEDVVAGIRTPQPINILQKGERDLPSLEEEMPEIYKELAGVRDRLEKHYSDMQDLEFTIQNGRLWILQTRAGKRTGFAAIRIAVDMVKEGMISKEEAIMRIDPDQMNQFLRPVFDLSQKKKAVEEGKLLARGINAGPGAATGKIVFHADDAEELAAKGEEVILVRIETSPEDIRGMSAASGILTSAGGATSHAALVARQMGKVCVVGANDLDINYRDRIIKAGNITVREGDHISIDGNTGEVFTGAIATNPSEVLQVLIEEKLDGKESEIYRYYDELISWANDIRTLGVRANADRPGQASTAISFGAGGIGLCRTEHMFFEDDRIDSVREMILASDSEGRNRALDKLLPMQREDFKGIFKAMNGLPVTIRTLDPPLHEFLPHEDSEIAELAGMMNISIEELKRKIDSLKETNPMLGHRGCRLGIVYPEITEMQVRAIFEAACALAASGMDPRPEIMIPLTGTAKEFTLQEEIVRLVADEVQAETGQRVDFLVGTMIEIPRAALTAERIAEAAEFFSFGTNDLTQTTFGLSRDDAGKFLGDYLQKGIWPSDPFQKLDQEGVGQLIKIAVEKGRSVKSDLKIGICGEHGGEPSSIGFCRKNGFNYVSCSPFRVPVAILAAAQAELNERK
- a CDS encoding glycogen-binding domain-containing protein, with the translated sequence MDKKIVLLKAVVFLFFAVSIVLSGCAPGAGFRGMVDPGAGPEITEEGVRFSFYSTKVDRVCIAGTFNNWSSSADPLYDREGTGLWTIVLPLKRGKYEYKFVIDGDKWISDPGNNATVDDGFGGNNSVIIIGIDPGD
- a CDS encoding CDP-alcohol phosphatidyltransferase family protein, whose product is MKFAVWILCVLFAGSLILFIQYDRTLGRDIFSYSIPPFVAVTIFALWRTGLFRKPDGSPVTAFQAPNILTSIRLLLVAPVIVLFSHGLAGPATIMYILILLSDVADGAIARRFRQETAFGLMLDPFADVASTVAVFSWLLIKGLVPQWLFIILMVRYAEFFVGLLILTLIGRPPRLRATKPGKMAGCIQGVGVLVILLQNVLSYNIPVKNIESFTFTILAAALVIVIISQTRIGLEAIRNNTGAERGGI
- a CDS encoding DUF4388 domain-containing protein; this translates as MDFGGDLSVLDPSMVFQVASVCGLTGKLKLITIENVASFFIKDGELIYATIDTRKKKLGQFLIEKGYIDQVKLDEALDEYKHGKGMERIGNILIRHGYLDFESLQNAMQEQMKEVVYEVLTWKTGQFVFFNKVTPEHEDIFLDIKMDYLILEGLKRIDEADRPG